The DNA window TTTTCCTTTACCATTGAACGGCCGAGCGGTCATGAAGTGCTCACCGCTGAAGAACTGGCCGTTGGCTACGGCGAAGGGGCACCCGTCATCCGTCAAATCAGTTTTCGCATCACGCGAGGAGAAAGCGTCGCCTTAGTCGGACCGAACGGCATCGGCAAATCAACATTGCTAAAGGCGGTCGCTCGGCGGCTTCCTGTCCAAGAGGGAAAGCTTCGCTACGGCTCAAACGTCCAAATCGGCTATTATGATCAAAATCAGGCCGATTTGTCATCAAATAAACGAGTGCTTGATGAACTGTGGGACGCCTACCCGGATAAAACCGAGAAGGAAATCCGCACTGTGCTCGGCAACTTCTTATTTTCCGGCGATGACGTCTTAAAACCGGTCTCGGCGTTAAGCGGCGGGGAAAAAGCGCGCCTGGCGCTCGCCAAACTGATGCTGCAAAAGGCGAATGTTCTTATTCTGGACGAGCCGACCAACCATTTGGATCTCGACAGCAAACAGGTGCTTGAGCAAGCGCTCATCGATTATCCGGGCACCATTTTGTTCGTCTCCCACGACCGCTATTTCATTAACCGGATTGCGACGAAGCTGTTTGAGCTATCAAGCGACGGCCTCACGGAATATTTAGGCGACTACGATTACTACATCACCAAAAAAGCAGAAATGTGCGAACTCGAGCGTCTCGACGCCCGCTTGGACAAAACGCCGAATGGCACTGAATCGGCCAAATCCGCTTATGAACAAGAAAAAGAAGAGAAAAAACGGCAGCGCCAACGCCAGCGACGCTTAGATGAAATCGAGGCTGAGATCGAAACGCTTGAGGCGCAAATTGCCGAAGTAGAAAAACAGTTATGCGATCCGTCCGTTTATGGCGATTATGAGACCGTGCAACGATTGTCGCAAGAAAATGAGCATCGAAAACAGCAAGTCGAAAAGTTATTGGCTGAATGGGAACAGCTTTACACTTCACTGTAACCGATCGCCCGCCCGTTATTTTGGCGGGCGATTTTAGTTAGTCACATTATCCACAAAACAATCCACAATTCCACCTATGAAATATAAGTTATTCACTAACTTTTCCACATTATCCACAAACGAAACTTTTCTTTTGTGCTAAAACCGTTGTGTATTGTTTTCCTTATATTTATGGTGTTTTCTTGCCTTTTCCACATTGTCCACAACTTGTGGATAAAAATATACACAGCTCCTTTTCACTTAACTCAGCCAAAGCTTGTCCCTGCAAACAAAAAAGGGGTTGCTCTCCTGCCGCAAGCAACCACCCTTCCTTCCCCTTTTGTTTCCTTTTTCAATTAAATGAGCGGCAAGCTCGGATTGGCGTTGAGGGCCAAATCAGATCGTTTGCCTTGCCAATACAACACCGTTCCTGCCGCAGCGATCATCGCTGCGTTGTCGGTGCATAACGACAACGGCGGAATGACGAGCTCTACATTCGGAAGCCCCTCCATGTTGTCTTGCAGCGCGGACCGCAGCCCGCGGTTGGCCGCCACCCCGCCGGCCAGCAGCACTTGCCGGACACGGTACTGTTTCGCCGCCTGCACCGTTTTGGTCACCAGCACATCGACGACGCTCTCTTGAAAGCTCGCAGCCATCTGTTTCGGGTCAATCTCCTCGCCGCGCTGTTTTGCGTTATGAAGCGTATTGAGCACCGCCGATTTTAAGCCGCTGAAGCTAAAATCATACGATCCTTCCTCAAGCCACGCCCGCGGCAAATCGATTACTGGTTCTCCTTCATGGGCTAACCGGTCGATATGCGGTCCCCCTGGGTAAGGGAGGCCCAAAGCCCGCGCTACCTTATCATACGCCTCACCGGCGGCATCATCGCGCGTTTCGCCAATCACCGTAAACTTTCCGTGTCCTTCCATGTAGATCAGCTCCGTATGCCCACCGGAAACGACAAGCGCTAATAGCGGAAACTTCATCTCAGCCACTAGCTGATTGGCGTAAATATGTCCAGCAATGTGATGCACTCCGACAAGCGGCAGTCCGTGGGCAAACGCCAACGCTTTCGCCGCATTCACACCGACAAGGAGCGCCCCGACAAGACCCGGCCCCGCCGTCACGGCCACGGCATCAAGGTCAGAAAACGATACCCCAGCTTGCCGCATCGCTTCCTCGATCACAAGCGTAATTTGCTCGACATGATGGCGCGAGGCGATCTCCGGCACGACGCCGCCAAACCGCCGATGGCTTTCCATTTGCGAGGCGACAACATTCGATACAATGTCTTTCCCATTTTTCACAACGGCCGCTGCCGTTTCATCGCAGCTCGTTTCAATGCCTAATACGTATACATCCTCATTCATATCAGCTTCACCCACATTACTAGCGCGTCTTCAAAATTATCAGGATAATACCGTTTGCGAATGCCGCCGTTGCGAAACCCGAGCTTGCGGTACAGCGATTGGGCAACATGGTTGGACACGCGTACCTCAAGCGTCATTGTCAACGCTCCATGCTGTTTGGCGATATCCATGAGACGACGCATGAGCGCTTCGCCAAGTTTTTGCCCGCGAAATTGGGGCAACACGGCTACGTTTGTCACATGCGCTTCGTCGATGACAAGCCACATTCCGCCATATCCGATAATCCGCCCGCGGTGTACCATAACGATATATTTGGCATAACGGTTGTACATCAGCTCGTTGTAGAACGACTCGCGGCTCCACGGCGCGGTGAACGATGCCTGTTCCACTTGTACGACCTCGTCAATGTCATGGATGGTCATTGGCCGAAATTGTACATCGATCCCCATCGTTTCCTTCCCCTTTTTGTTTCGCGAGCCATTTCGCTTCCGCTTCCGCAAGGCGGATATAATTTGGCACAAACGTATGAGCGTTCTCGCGTTCTTTTTCTTTTCCGAGCATCACCAGCTCGCTCGGGCGCGGCAACGCCAGCGATGGTGGGGCAACGTGAACCCGCTCGCCTAAATGGTTTCGAAACAATTCACTATATAACGGCGCATCCGCACCAACGAACAATACATCCTCTCCCCGCCCACTTAACTGCCGAGCCCACTCACTCGCCGCCACAATCCGGTCCGCCTCAAGGCAACGGAGCACGCCGCCCTCATACCGGTAAAGCCCGGTATAAATTTGTCCGCGCCGCGCGTCAAACAACGGAACAATCACCCCAGGAAAATAACGGCCATTAGCGGCGAGCACTTCGAGGCTTGAAACACCAGCAATCGGGATGCCTAGCGACCAAGCAAGCGTTTTCGCGATTGTTACCCCGATCCGCACCCCGGTATATGACCCCGGCCCTTTCGCGACAACGATCAAATCGAGCTCGCCCGGGGCAACCTTACACCGCCGAAGCAGCGATTCAATGGCCGGCATCGCTTGGGACGAGTGATCTTTTTTCACATTCGTGATCAGTTCTCCTTTGATGATATCCCCATCCGCTAAGGCGATGCCCAGCGGCATATTCGATGT is part of the Geobacillus sp. 46C-IIa genome and encodes:
- a CDS encoding ABC-F family ATP-binding cassette domain-containing protein encodes the protein MIILQVHQLTKYFGADLILSNIKLEIQSRDRVALVGRNGAGKSTLLKIIAGELSYDSGEIIKPSHIKMGYLAQNSGLDSSRSIWDEMLEVFAPLRAIEKQLSELGSQLGDPDVLADPARYEKTLKAYDELQEQYKEQGGYQYEADIRSVLHGLQFSSYDYKTTPVSSLSGGQRTRLALGKLLLSKPDLLILDEPTNHLDLETLSWLEQYLQAYPGAVLLVSHDRYFLDKVVTEVYELSNTKLKRYTGNYSRYLEQRAEQYEQELKRYEKQQEEIARLQDFIQRNIARASTTKRAQSRRKQLEKMERLERPVGDEKSASFSFTIERPSGHEVLTAEELAVGYGEGAPVIRQISFRITRGESVALVGPNGIGKSTLLKAVARRLPVQEGKLRYGSNVQIGYYDQNQADLSSNKRVLDELWDAYPDKTEKEIRTVLGNFLFSGDDVLKPVSALSGGEKARLALAKLMLQKANVLILDEPTNHLDLDSKQVLEQALIDYPGTILFVSHDRYFINRIATKLFELSSDGLTEYLGDYDYYITKKAEMCELERLDARLDKTPNGTESAKSAYEQEKEEKKRQRQRQRRLDEIEAEIETLEAQIAEVEKQLCDPSVYGDYETVQRLSQENEHRKQQVEKLLAEWEQLYTSL
- the tsaD gene encoding tRNA (adenosine(37)-N6)-threonylcarbamoyltransferase complex transferase subunit TsaD, producing the protein MNEDVYVLGIETSCDETAAAVVKNGKDIVSNVVASQMESHRRFGGVVPEIASRHHVEQITLVIEEAMRQAGVSFSDLDAVAVTAGPGLVGALLVGVNAAKALAFAHGLPLVGVHHIAGHIYANQLVAEMKFPLLALVVSGGHTELIYMEGHGKFTVIGETRDDAAGEAYDKVARALGLPYPGGPHIDRLAHEGEPVIDLPRAWLEEGSYDFSFSGLKSAVLNTLHNAKQRGEEIDPKQMAASFQESVVDVLVTKTVQAAKQYRVRQVLLAGGVAANRGLRSALQDNMEGLPNVELVIPPLSLCTDNAAMIAAAGTVLYWQGKRSDLALNANPSLPLI
- the rimI gene encoding ribosomal protein S18-alanine N-acetyltransferase, which translates into the protein MGIDVQFRPMTIHDIDEVVQVEQASFTAPWSRESFYNELMYNRYAKYIVMVHRGRIIGYGGMWLVIDEAHVTNVAVLPQFRGQKLGEALMRRLMDIAKQHGALTMTLEVRVSNHVAQSLYRKLGFRNGGIRKRYYPDNFEDALVMWVKLI
- the tsaB gene encoding tRNA (adenosine(37)-N6)-threonylcarbamoyltransferase complex dimerization subunit type 1 TsaB, coding for MKILGIDTSNMPLGIALADGDIIKGELITNVKKDHSSQAMPAIESLLRRCKVAPGELDLIVVAKGPGSYTGVRIGVTIAKTLAWSLGIPIAGVSSLEVLAANGRYFPGVIVPLFDARRGQIYTGLYRYEGGVLRCLEADRIVAASEWARQLSGRGEDVLFVGADAPLYSELFRNHLGERVHVAPPSLALPRPSELVMLGKEKERENAHTFVPNYIRLAEAEAKWLAKQKGEGNDGDRCTISANDHP